A genome region from Flavobacterium sp. CFS9 includes the following:
- a CDS encoding GTP-binding protein, whose translation MKKLPVTVLSGFLGAGKTTLLNHILHNKENLKVAVIVNDMSEVNIDAQLVKKEHTLSRTEEKLVEMTNGCICCTLREDLMLEVEKLAKENRFDYLLIESTGISEPIPVAQTFSFVNEEENIDLSRFSYIDTMVTVVDSFNFFKDFGSAKTLQEQNLSDLENDNRTIVNLLVDQVEFANVIILNKTDLVSIRSLEFLRASIQKLNPVAKIITSVSGNVDPNEIMNTGLFNYEEAENSAGWIRELEGIHTPETEEYGISSFVFRDPRPFHPNRLWNFITSEFPANIIRSKGLLWMASRPEQAINWSQAGGSMKAEGAGVWWASMPLSERMTFNNFVEFQDVIEERWTSNFGDRLNELVFIGQKMKEIEILNELKKCLCTADEIIDYQDGFFPKKDLFPIPRTS comes from the coding sequence ATGAAAAAACTACCCGTAACCGTTTTAAGCGGATTTCTTGGCGCAGGAAAAACAACACTTCTTAATCATATTCTTCACAATAAAGAAAACTTAAAAGTCGCTGTGATCGTAAATGATATGAGTGAAGTTAATATTGATGCCCAACTGGTAAAGAAGGAACACACCTTATCAAGAACCGAAGAAAAATTAGTTGAGATGACGAATGGCTGTATTTGCTGCACTTTGCGGGAAGATTTAATGCTTGAAGTCGAAAAACTGGCCAAAGAAAACAGGTTTGACTACCTGCTTATTGAAAGTACAGGTATCAGTGAACCCATTCCGGTAGCGCAGACTTTCTCTTTTGTGAACGAAGAGGAAAATATTGACTTGTCCAGATTTAGTTACATCGATACAATGGTGACTGTTGTAGATAGTTTTAACTTTTTTAAAGATTTTGGTTCAGCCAAAACCTTGCAGGAGCAAAACTTATCCGATCTTGAAAATGACAATCGAACGATCGTAAACCTTCTGGTAGATCAGGTGGAATTTGCCAATGTTATCATCTTGAATAAAACAGATCTCGTTAGTATCAGATCATTAGAATTTTTGAGAGCTTCTATTCAAAAGCTGAATCCTGTGGCGAAAATAATCACTTCGGTTTCAGGTAACGTTGATCCAAACGAAATTATGAACACGGGATTATTCAATTATGAAGAAGCCGAAAATTCAGCGGGTTGGATTCGGGAATTAGAAGGTATTCATACACCTGAAACGGAAGAATATGGAATTAGTTCTTTTGTGTTTAGAGATCCCAGGCCCTTTCATCCCAATCGGTTGTGGAATTTTATTACATCAGAGTTTCCTGCCAACATTATTCGTAGTAAAGGGCTGTTATGGATGGCTTCCCGACCGGAGCAGGCCATAAACTGGAGTCAGGCCGGTGGATCAATGAAAGCTGAAGGAGCCGGGGTCTGGTGGGCGAGTATGCCATTAAGCGAACGAATGACCTTTAATAATTTTGTTGAATTTCAGGATGTTATAGAAGAACGGTGGACTTCTAATTTCGGTGACAGACTCAATGAACTTGTTTTTATTGGTCAGAAGATGAAAGAAATCGAAATTCTCAATGAACTTAAAAAGTGTCTTTGTACTGCAGATGAGATTATAGATTATCAGGACGGATTTTTCCCAAAGAAAGATCTTTTTCCAATACCGAGAACTTCTTAA
- a CDS encoding TonB-dependent receptor, with protein MKKLFLMLLFFGLQFSFAQETSSVSGIISGDGHQLQLASVHLLGTKYRSVTDSLGYYNFENVPVGNYTIQVSLVGFQTSKKKIDVTKDALQKYNFELDDTDNQLNEVVVSGTLKAVKRLESAVPVEVYSPVFFKKNPTPSIYDALQNINGVRPQLNCGVCNTGDIHINGLEGPYTLVLIDGMPIVSSLSTVYGLSGIPNSLVERIEIVKGPASSLYGSEAVGGLINIITKNPTNAPVFSADYFTTTYLENNLDLGMKFNAGKKATSLLGVNYFNYNQVIDKDNDNFTDVTLSKRISVFNKWSFQRNENRLFTIAARGMYEDRWGGDVRWERKYRGGDEIYGESIYTKRGELIGSYQLPFEEKLMLSFSGNIHYQDSRYGTTSYIANQKIGFLQLTWDKKIGSNDFLAGIASRYSYYDDNTPATKNAEKTWLPGIFVQDEITFSPKSQVLLGARYDYNSIHGSIFTPRFAYRFKANENTIFRLNAGTGFRVVNLFTEDHAALTGSRDVVLKSDLKPEKSVNVNLNYIQKINFDSGVFVGIETTAFYTRFSNKIISDYETDPNKIIYDNIDGYALSQGISTNIDVNFTNGLKFILGATVLDNKNVQDKISQRPFLTERFTGTWSVSYKIEPWNLVLDYTGNVYSPMKLPLLNEYDPRNPNSPWYSIQNIQFTFTGWKNFELYGGIKNLLNFKPKQNNPFLISRTNDPFDKNVQYDSAGKVLVTPDNPYGLTFDTTYVYGQNQTIRGFLGLRYNFR; from the coding sequence ATGAAAAAACTATTTTTGATGCTGCTTTTCTTTGGTTTGCAGTTTTCATTTGCTCAGGAAACCAGTTCTGTTTCCGGAATTATTTCAGGTGATGGCCATCAATTACAGTTGGCAAGCGTACATTTATTGGGAACAAAATACAGATCGGTTACGGATAGTTTAGGATATTATAACTTCGAAAATGTACCGGTTGGAAATTATACGATTCAGGTTTCTCTGGTAGGTTTTCAGACTTCAAAAAAGAAAATCGACGTTACGAAGGATGCTCTTCAAAAGTATAATTTTGAATTGGACGATACAGACAATCAATTGAATGAGGTAGTAGTTTCGGGAACTTTAAAAGCAGTAAAACGATTAGAAAGCGCTGTTCCGGTTGAGGTTTATTCCCCTGTTTTTTTTAAGAAGAATCCAACTCCTAGTATTTACGATGCGCTTCAAAACATAAACGGGGTTCGGCCACAGCTAAATTGCGGGGTTTGTAATACGGGAGATATTCATATAAACGGTCTCGAAGGTCCATATACTTTGGTTTTGATTGATGGAATGCCAATTGTCAGCAGCCTTTCAACAGTTTATGGTTTGTCCGGAATTCCGAATTCTCTGGTAGAAAGAATAGAAATTGTAAAAGGCCCTGCTTCCTCTCTTTATGGGAGTGAGGCTGTGGGAGGATTAATCAATATTATTACCAAGAATCCAACAAATGCTCCGGTTTTTTCGGCAGATTATTTTACAACAACCTATTTAGAGAATAATCTCGATCTGGGAATGAAATTCAATGCCGGAAAAAAGGCGACTTCACTTTTAGGAGTCAATTATTTCAATTACAATCAGGTTATCGATAAAGACAACGATAATTTCACCGATGTGACGCTTTCCAAAAGGATTTCGGTTTTTAATAAATGGAGCTTTCAGCGAAACGAGAATCGTCTTTTTACCATAGCAGCTCGTGGGATGTATGAAGACCGTTGGGGAGGAGACGTTCGTTGGGAAAGAAAATATCGCGGAGGTGACGAAATTTACGGTGAAAGTATTTATACGAAAAGGGGAGAATTAATTGGAAGTTACCAATTGCCTTTTGAAGAAAAGCTGATGTTATCGTTCTCGGGAAATATACATTATCAGGACAGCCGTTACGGAACAACATCATACATCGCGAATCAGAAAATAGGGTTCCTGCAGTTAACCTGGGATAAAAAGATAGGCAGTAACGATTTCCTTGCCGGAATAGCTAGCCGATATTCCTATTACGACGACAATACACCGGCAACAAAAAATGCCGAAAAAACCTGGTTACCGGGAATTTTTGTTCAGGACGAGATAACATTTTCTCCAAAGAGTCAGGTTCTGTTAGGAGCACGATACGATTATAACTCTATTCACGGTTCTATTTTTACACCCCGATTTGCGTATCGTTTTAAAGCAAATGAAAATACAATTTTCAGATTAAACGCCGGAACAGGATTCAGAGTGGTGAATTTGTTTACAGAAGATCACGCGGCGCTGACGGGCTCACGAGATGTTGTGCTTAAAAGTGATTTAAAACCGGAAAAATCAGTAAACGTTAATTTGAATTACATTCAGAAAATAAACTTTGACAGCGGAGTTTTTGTCGGAATCGAAACAACCGCTTTTTACACCCGTTTTAGTAATAAAATCATTTCAGACTACGAAACCGATCCCAACAAGATCATTTACGACAATATTGATGGATATGCTCTCAGTCAGGGAATCAGTACCAATATTGATGTCAATTTTACAAATGGTTTAAAGTTCATTTTAGGGGCGACCGTTTTAGACAATAAAAATGTTCAGGACAAAATTTCACAGAGACCTTTCTTAACTGAAAGATTTACCGGAACCTGGAGTGTTTCTTATAAAATAGAACCCTGGAATTTAGTATTGGATTATACCGGAAACGTTTACAGTCCGATGAAACTGCCATTATTGAACGAGTATGATCCGAGAAATCCAAATTCGCCTTGGTACAGCATTCAGAATATTCAGTTTACGTTTACAGGCTGGAAGAATTTTGAGCTTTATGGCGGAATCAAAAATTTGCTGAACTTTAAGCCAAAACAAAATAATCCGTTTTTGATTTCGAGAACCAATGATCCTTTTGATAAAAATGTACAGTATGATTCGGCCGGAAAAGTATTGGTTACACCGGATAATCCATATGGTTTAACTTTTGATACCACTTATGTTTACGGACAAAATCAGACCATTCGGGGATTCTTAGGATTGCGATACAATTTTAGATAA
- a CDS encoding Fur family transcriptional regulator codes for MKTTRNTAAKTAVLEIFDKSKTALSHTEIHKQIDDLCDRVTVYRILDRLVNEDIVHKIVNLDGTVKYAKCHHHAQRVHIHNHAHFSCEKCLEVTCLENVKPSYIIPHNYKVNEINFTLSGLCPNCLNSNN; via the coding sequence ATGAAAACAACAAGAAATACAGCAGCAAAGACAGCTGTTTTAGAGATTTTTGACAAATCTAAAACAGCCTTGTCACATACCGAAATTCACAAACAGATCGATGATTTGTGCGATCGCGTAACCGTTTACAGAATATTAGACCGATTAGTCAATGAAGATATCGTTCATAAAATCGTTAACTTAGACGGGACTGTAAAATATGCCAAATGCCACCATCATGCGCAAAGAGTACACATTCACAATCACGCTCATTTTAGCTGTGAAAAATGTTTGGAGGTCACTTGTCTGGAGAATGTAAAACCAAGCTACATTATTCCGCACAATTATAAAGTCAATGAGATAAACTTCACCTTGTCAGGATTGTGCCCGAATTGTTTGAATTCAAACAATTAA
- a CDS encoding metal-dependent transcriptional regulator, which yields MTFSEENYLKSIYHLTASNDAEVSTNAIAEMMETKASSVTDMLKKLAEKDLVNYKKYQGVSLTENGKLAAKMIVRKHRLWEVFLVEKLNFSWDEVHDIAEQLEHIKSEQLINRLDDFLGNPTEDPHGDPIPDANGRIVKIEKQLLSELTEYQTGVCVGVKDTSSEFLKYLDKQGIALGSKIDLLSKESFDLSVKIKVDGKELSISNKIASNLFVKLV from the coding sequence ATGACTTTTTCAGAAGAAAACTATCTTAAATCCATATACCACCTTACGGCTTCAAACGATGCTGAAGTGAGCACCAATGCTATTGCCGAAATGATGGAAACCAAAGCTTCATCTGTTACCGATATGCTTAAAAAGTTAGCGGAGAAAGATTTAGTCAACTATAAAAAATATCAGGGTGTTTCTTTGACTGAAAACGGAAAACTGGCTGCCAAAATGATTGTCAGAAAACATCGTTTATGGGAGGTGTTTTTAGTAGAAAAACTGAACTTTTCCTGGGATGAAGTTCATGATATCGCCGAACAGCTGGAACACATCAAATCAGAACAACTGATTAACCGCCTGGATGATTTTCTGGGAAATCCAACCGAAGATCCGCATGGAGACCCGATTCCCGATGCCAATGGACGAATCGTTAAGATCGAAAAACAATTGCTTTCTGAATTAACAGAATATCAAACCGGGGTTTGCGTGGGCGTAAAAGATACTTCTTCAGAGTTTTTAAAGTATCTGGACAAACAAGGAATCGCTTTGGGTTCTAAAATTGACCTTTTATCGAAAGAATCGTTTGACCTGTCAGTCAAAATTAAGGTGGACGGAAAAGAATTGTCTATTTCGAATAAAATTGCTTCTAATTTGTTTGTAAAACTGGTTTAA
- a CDS encoding MerC family mercury resistance protein — protein sequence MKKTTTPFYDILGISSAAICLVHCLIFPLLTILPLGLSHNPFIDLTFASIGLIAILKIIKKSSLLVATTLILSISLIWISILSEIILDIHLDLIFIGGIGMIIGHLLNYKNHKHI from the coding sequence ATGAAGAAAACAACGACGCCTTTTTACGATATATTAGGAATTTCAAGTGCTGCCATTTGTCTGGTTCATTGTCTGATATTTCCGCTTCTTACGATTTTGCCTTTGGGCCTTAGTCACAATCCATTTATCGATTTGACCTTTGCCTCAATAGGTTTAATTGCAATCCTCAAAATTATTAAAAAATCAAGTCTTTTAGTTGCTACAACTTTGATTTTATCGATATCTCTGATTTGGATCAGCATTCTGAGTGAAATAATACTGGATATTCATTTGGATCTGATTTTTATTGGCGGTATCGGAATGATTATCGGACATCTTCTAAATTATAAAAATCACAAACATATCTAG
- a CDS encoding Nramp family divalent metal transporter — MTKSLEEVHQSVATQHKKTGFRKILAFLGPAYLVSVGYMDPGNWATDIAGGSQFGYSLLWVLLMSNLMALLLQSLSARLGIVTQRDLAQASRETYSRSINYILYFLAEIAIAACDLAEVLGMAIGINLLFDIPLIEGVLITVLDTFLLLFLINKGIRKMEAFIIVLVAIIGFSFIFEMIFAEPELDKVIYGLVPSIPSSAALYIAIGIIGATVMPHNLYLHSSLVQTRKFDRTPAGIKQALKYNFIDSTIALNLAFFVNAAILILAAATFYKNGMFEVAEIQDAHQFLEPLLGTKWAPILFAVALIAAGQSSTVTGTLAGQIVMEGYLNLRIQPWVRRILTRLIAIVPAVVVILIYGESVTGKLLILSQVILSLQLGFAIIPLIHFVSDKTKMKGFHISRTTQVAAWIIASIIVTLNAKLVYDEITSWLQNSDNPTVLWLTVVPLAFGFLALLLYIVFKPFVTRIKSNIENHSPHHLKLVYTPKESYGKKNIAITVDFSKADEVALNNAFELGGIDAQYTLIHIVETVGALMYGGNIDDHETTIDEKLLLEYKEMLSLKGFKIETELGFGKPNSVIPEIINLGNFDILVMGTHGHTGLKDILFGTTVDKLRHKISIPLLIVK, encoded by the coding sequence ATGACCAAGTCTTTAGAAGAAGTACACCAATCGGTTGCAACACAACATAAAAAAACAGGATTTAGAAAAATATTAGCCTTTTTAGGACCGGCCTATCTGGTAAGTGTCGGTTATATGGACCCCGGAAACTGGGCGACAGATATTGCCGGCGGAAGTCAGTTTGGGTATTCTTTACTTTGGGTTTTACTAATGAGTAATTTGATGGCGTTACTCCTTCAAAGCCTGAGCGCAAGACTGGGAATTGTGACTCAGCGTGATTTGGCACAGGCATCGCGCGAGACTTACTCCAGATCTATCAATTACATTTTATACTTTTTAGCCGAAATTGCTATTGCGGCCTGCGACCTTGCTGAGGTTCTGGGAATGGCGATCGGAATTAATCTTTTGTTTGACATTCCGTTAATCGAAGGGGTTTTGATCACCGTATTGGATACTTTCTTATTGTTGTTCCTCATTAACAAAGGAATCCGAAAAATGGAGGCTTTTATTATTGTATTGGTAGCGATCATTGGATTCTCTTTTATATTCGAAATGATTTTTGCAGAACCTGAACTGGATAAAGTTATTTACGGTCTGGTTCCTTCAATTCCAAGTTCTGCCGCTTTGTACATTGCCATTGGGATTATTGGTGCCACGGTGATGCCTCACAATTTATACCTGCACTCATCATTAGTACAAACCCGAAAATTCGACAGAACTCCGGCCGGAATCAAACAGGCATTGAAATACAACTTTATAGATTCGACTATCGCTTTAAATCTTGCCTTTTTTGTAAACGCAGCTATTCTAATTCTTGCAGCGGCTACTTTTTACAAAAACGGAATGTTTGAAGTGGCTGAAATTCAGGATGCACACCAATTTCTAGAACCTTTACTGGGAACTAAATGGGCTCCTATTTTATTTGCCGTAGCCTTAATTGCTGCGGGACAAAGCTCAACCGTTACGGGAACTTTAGCCGGTCAGATTGTAATGGAAGGTTACCTGAACTTGCGCATCCAGCCATGGGTGAGAAGAATTTTAACCCGATTAATTGCCATCGTGCCTGCCGTTGTAGTCATTTTAATTTACGGCGAAAGCGTAACAGGAAAATTATTGATTCTGAGTCAGGTTATACTGAGTTTACAGCTTGGTTTCGCAATTATTCCGCTGATTCATTTCGTGAGCGATAAAACCAAAATGAAAGGTTTTCATATTTCAAGAACGACACAGGTCGCCGCATGGATTATTGCTTCAATTATAGTAACTCTGAACGCAAAGCTGGTATATGACGAAATTACTTCCTGGCTACAAAACTCCGATAATCCAACGGTTCTCTGGTTGACAGTAGTTCCGCTTGCTTTTGGATTTCTGGCCTTATTGCTTTACATCGTATTCAAGCCTTTTGTGACGAGAATAAAATCAAATATCGAGAATCATTCTCCACATCACTTAAAACTAGTTTATACGCCAAAAGAAAGCTACGGCAAGAAAAATATAGCGATTACAGTCGATTTTTCTAAGGCCGATGAAGTCGCATTAAACAACGCCTTTGAACTGGGCGGAATCGACGCGCAATACACCTTAATTCACATCGTTGAAACTGTTGGAGCTTTGATGTATGGAGGCAATATCGACGATCATGAAACGACTATTGACGAAAAACTATTATTAGAATACAAAGAGATGCTGTCCCTAAAAGGTTTCAAAATCGAAACGGAACTTGGCTTTGGAAAACCAAACAGTGTGATTCCCGAAATCATCAATCTTGGTAATTTCGACATTTTAGTAATGGGAACCCATGGCCACACCGGACTAAAAGATATTCTGTTTGGCACAACAGTAGACAAATTGAGACACAAAATTTCTATACCTTTGTTGATTGTTAAATAA
- a CDS encoding enoyl-CoA hydratase/isomerase family protein — protein sequence MNYENILISIEEKIATVTINRPTKLNALNKATISDLSKAVKLLGKNDDVRVIIITGSGEKAFVAGADISEFANYTIVEGAQLAAEGQETLFDLIESLKKPVIAAVNGFALGGGLELAMSCHFRVASDNAKMGLPEVTLGLIPGYGGTQRLPQLVGKGRAMEMIMTAAMIGAEEAKQYGLVNHVVPQAELLEFTNGIAQKIIKNAPFAIAKAIKAINANYTDGKNGFDTEIKSFGKCFGTQDFKEGTTAFLEKRKAEFTGK from the coding sequence ATGAACTACGAAAATATTTTAATCTCAATCGAAGAAAAAATTGCGACCGTAACCATCAATAGACCTACCAAATTAAATGCGTTAAATAAAGCTACGATCAGTGACTTAAGTAAAGCAGTGAAGCTGTTAGGCAAAAATGATGATGTTCGTGTTATCATTATCACCGGAAGCGGGGAGAAGGCATTTGTAGCCGGAGCTGATATTTCGGAATTTGCCAATTATACTATTGTCGAGGGGGCGCAATTGGCAGCAGAGGGACAGGAAACCTTATTTGATCTTATTGAGAGTTTGAAAAAACCTGTAATTGCGGCTGTAAATGGTTTTGCTCTTGGAGGAGGACTGGAATTGGCGATGTCTTGTCATTTCAGAGTAGCCTCAGACAATGCTAAAATGGGCTTGCCGGAAGTAACTTTAGGATTGATTCCGGGTTACGGAGGAACACAGCGTTTACCACAATTAGTAGGGAAAGGCCGTGCGATGGAAATGATCATGACCGCTGCTATGATTGGTGCAGAAGAGGCTAAGCAATATGGTTTAGTGAATCATGTAGTACCACAAGCAGAGCTTTTAGAGTTCACCAACGGAATCGCTCAGAAAATCATTAAAAATGCACCATTTGCAATCGCTAAAGCTATAAAAGCGATCAATGCAAACTATACTGATGGTAAAAATGGTTTTGACACCGAGATTAAATCATTCGGAAAATGTTTCGGAACTCAGGATTTCAAAGAAGGAACAACGGCATTTTTAGAAAAACGTAAAGCTGAATTTACAGGAAAATAA
- a CDS encoding lycopene cyclase family protein, whose translation MQSSQIKHFDYIFTGTGLAALMTVYKMVLSGNFAHKSILLLDQDVKKTNDRTWCFWEKEDSVWSSIVLKKWDSALFANENFKRDLNLKPYQYNQIRGLDFYNFVFKELSKHSNITFLTEKVTNINELDTHVFVGSEENRYTCHYLLNSIYASSAALSQTKYSVLQQHFVGWYVKTEKEVFNPEQATFMDFSVEQKGNTRFMYVLPVSKTEALVEYTLFSEKLLSTAEYENEIQIYLEKLGIEQYEIVEKEQGSIPMTCYPFWKKNTKRVLNIGTVGGWTKASTGYTFKNADKKSADLVGFLHTSDPIKMTSFHKKSRFWFYDLLLLDILYRHNELGSSIFSSLFKKGDPQLIFKFLDEETSLSEDVKVILKCPKIPFLRALFVRVFSYKLI comes from the coding sequence ATGCAATCCTCACAAATCAAACACTTCGATTACATTTTTACCGGAACGGGTTTAGCAGCTTTGATGACCGTTTACAAAATGGTATTGTCAGGGAATTTTGCCCATAAATCGATCCTATTACTGGATCAGGACGTGAAAAAGACCAATGACCGAACCTGGTGTTTTTGGGAGAAAGAAGATTCCGTCTGGAGTTCGATTGTTCTTAAAAAATGGGATTCGGCTTTGTTTGCTAATGAAAATTTCAAACGTGATTTAAACCTGAAACCCTATCAGTATAATCAAATTCGGGGGTTAGACTTTTATAATTTTGTTTTCAAAGAACTTTCCAAACATTCGAATATCACTTTTCTAACCGAGAAAGTAACCAATATCAACGAACTTGATACCCATGTTTTTGTAGGTTCAGAAGAGAACAGGTACACTTGTCATTATTTGCTGAATAGTATTTATGCCTCATCAGCTGCATTAAGTCAGACAAAGTATTCCGTTCTGCAACAGCATTTTGTGGGCTGGTATGTGAAAACCGAAAAAGAAGTCTTCAATCCGGAACAGGCTACTTTCATGGATTTTTCTGTGGAACAAAAGGGTAACACGAGATTTATGTATGTGCTGCCTGTTTCTAAAACCGAAGCATTGGTAGAATACACCTTATTTTCGGAGAAATTGCTTTCAACGGCGGAGTATGAAAACGAGATTCAAATTTATTTAGAAAAACTTGGCATTGAGCAATACGAAATCGTAGAGAAAGAACAGGGAAGTATCCCGATGACCTGTTATCCGTTCTGGAAAAAGAATACCAAAAGAGTTTTGAATATTGGAACGGTAGGAGGGTGGACCAAAGCCAGCACCGGGTATACTTTTAAAAATGCCGATAAAAAATCAGCTGATTTGGTGGGGTTTCTTCATACTTCAGATCCGATAAAAATGACTTCGTTTCATAAAAAAAGCCGATTCTGGTTTTACGATTTACTGCTTTTGGACATTCTGTACCGTCATAATGAATTGGGAAGCAGTATTTTTTCGTCTTTGTTCAAAAAAGGAGATCCGCAATTGATTTTTAAGTTTTTAGACGAAGAAACAAGTTTAAGCGAGGATGTTAAAGTTATTTTAAAGTGCCCTAAAATACCATTTTTAAGGGCTTTATTTGTAAGGGTTTTTTCTTACAAATTAATTTGA
- a CDS encoding thioredoxin family protein: MKKLFLLIFFFTITSTGFCQLKSRTFEEVDSLAQFQKRKIIVFIHTDWCQYCQRMKNTTFKNQEVIEKLNSDFYFVDLNAEEKRAITFNKHIFKYKPSGNNVGVHELALQLGTLNGQLVYPVLCVLNEQYEIIAQYNSYLKPADFNLLLGKLQE, from the coding sequence ATGAAAAAACTATTTCTCCTTATTTTCTTCTTCACAATAACTTCAACAGGTTTCTGCCAGTTAAAAAGCAGGACTTTTGAGGAGGTGGATAGCTTAGCACAATTTCAAAAACGAAAAATCATTGTTTTCATTCACACCGATTGGTGCCAATATTGCCAAAGAATGAAAAATACGACGTTTAAAAATCAGGAAGTGATTGAAAAACTCAATTCAGACTTCTACTTCGTCGATTTGAATGCGGAAGAAAAGAGAGCGATTACGTTTAACAAACACATTTTTAAATACAAACCTTCAGGAAATAATGTTGGCGTTCATGAACTGGCCTTGCAACTTGGTACCCTAAACGGACAGCTTGTATATCCGGTTTTATGTGTTTTGAATGAGCAGTATGAAATTATTGCTCAGTATAACAGTTACCTGAAACCTGCCGATTTTAACCTGCTTTTAGGAAAACTGCAAGAATAA
- a CDS encoding NAD(P)/FAD-dependent oxidoreductase, whose amino-acid sequence MRDNNTYDVIIIGGSYSGLSAAMSLGRSLRQVLVIDSGSRCNRQTPYSYNFITQDGERPEVISAKALIQVDFYDTVHFYNGLAIGAIKTEEGFEIKTESGKLFISKKLLFATGIKDLLPKIDGFRECWGISILHCPYCHGYEVKKEKTAIIANGDMGFEFAKLISNWTNDLRVLTNGKSIFTVAQSKVLEQHKIEIIEDEIVGVKQENGNVEQLLFKNQKAIDVKVIYFRPPFEQHCPLPEALGCELTEQGLLKINAFQKTTIPGVFASGDCHIQARSVAMAVSSGSFAGASINKELIDESFLG is encoded by the coding sequence GTGAGAGATAATAATACATACGATGTTATAATTATTGGAGGCAGTTATAGCGGACTTTCGGCTGCAATGAGCCTGGGGCGTTCTTTACGACAGGTTTTGGTTATCGACAGTGGTTCACGCTGTAACCGACAGACACCTTATTCGTATAACTTCATCACACAAGATGGCGAAAGACCCGAAGTGATCTCGGCGAAAGCCTTGATTCAGGTTGATTTTTACGATACCGTTCATTTTTATAACGGATTAGCGATTGGTGCAATTAAAACGGAAGAAGGATTTGAAATCAAAACAGAATCCGGAAAATTATTCATTTCTAAAAAGTTACTGTTTGCTACCGGAATAAAAGATTTACTACCCAAAATTGACGGTTTTAGGGAATGCTGGGGAATTTCAATATTGCATTGTCCGTATTGTCACGGCTATGAAGTCAAAAAGGAAAAAACAGCGATTATCGCTAATGGTGATATGGGCTTTGAGTTTGCCAAACTAATTTCGAACTGGACAAATGACTTAAGAGTACTAACCAATGGGAAATCAATATTTACTGTAGCACAATCTAAAGTTTTAGAGCAACATAAAATTGAAATTATAGAAGATGAAATTGTTGGCGTAAAGCAGGAAAACGGAAATGTTGAACAGCTTCTTTTTAAAAATCAAAAAGCAATTGATGTCAAAGTTATTTATTTCAGACCACCTTTTGAGCAGCATTGTCCGCTTCCGGAAGCTTTAGGCTGTGAATTGACAGAACAGGGTTTGTTGAAAATTAATGCTTTTCAGAAAACAACAATTCCCGGAGTTTTCGCCAGTGGTGATTGTCATATTCAGGCGCGATCTGTTGCTATGGCTGTTTCTTCCGGATCTTTTGCCGGGGCTTCGATCAATAAAGAACTGATTGATGAATCGTTTTTAGGTTAA